The Microaerobacter geothermalis nucleotide sequence GAGAAGGTACCATATAGGTTTCAGGAATGTATTCTTTGACAGCGGGATGATTGCTTAATCTTTGGTGAATGTTCCACTTGTTAAAAAACCCTTGGTTAAACATCGGAATATGAAGGTTTTTAATCCTTTCCTTACATTCTATGACTTTCTTTGTTCGATCCATGGTTCTGTTTGGGACCCGATCATAAACGACATCAGGTAATGGGGCAATTTTCTTCTGCCATTTTGTATGATCATCGGTTAGGAAAAATCCTTCGACTGACATGTTATCCCAATTTACTTGTTCAGGAGTGAAAACAAAGTAATAGGACCCAGGGTCTGGACGAATAGAAAGGAGATGTTTAAAAAATGAGGTTCGTCCTCCCAATGGGTGTTCCTCTGTTGAAAATGCCACAGTGGTTAGGATTCCTACTACAGGTCCGAGTCGGACACCAGTGTCCGTTCTTTTCATGTGGATCAAACCTTGATAAGGAATCAAAAGACGCTGTCTCAATAGGGGGGAAACTCCAAGCACATGTTTTCCTATATTGGTTTTGATCACGTAGGCTTTCGTTTTTTGAGAACCGCATTGGATCTCAATGAGGCGCTGGTGCTGTAAATTAAACTGCTGACAAAGCTCTTTTGATACATAGAAAAAGGGTTTGCTGGTCGGTTGGGTAAAGTGAAGATGAACAGGGTATGATTTCATAACAAATATGCCTCCTATACACGTTCCAACAAATAACGGGCGTATTTTACCGGATTTCGAATGGAACTGGCCTGCATCTCTTTATTTCCTATTTCTTGAAAGACCCGTCGACCGGGTTTGGAGTTGACTTCCAGTAACCAGATCTGCCCATTTGGCTCTATTCCAATGTCAATTCCCAATTCAATCAGTCTTCCATGATGGGATTCCAAATAGGGGGGGAGAAGTTCAACCATTCGTTGGATACTCCATAGAATTTTTTTAACGATATTTTCCGGAAAATTTCGGTTTAAAAAGTCTTCGATTTCTTCCGCTTTTCCCCCTCCATGGAGGTTGGATGTAAGGTGTCCTTTCTGTCCGCATCGGACGGCCATGCCTGTCAATGTCCACTCTCCTTTATGATTCTTTTGAGCAAGGATACGAACATCAAATGGATTTCCATCTTTGTTTGTCAGGTTTAAATAAGGCTGTACAAGATATTTTCTCTTATTTACAAATCGGTTGATCCATTGCACTGTTTTTCTCCAATCGGACATTACGCAGTGAAAGAACTCATTTTTTTCCGTCCTTCCAATCAGCGAATATTGGTTGTTGGTATGGGTTGTCAATCGGATGATTCCACGTCCATGGCTTCCGCTAATCGGCTTAAGAATGATTGATTGATATTGATTAAGCCATTTCAGCATTTCTTTTTCATTGGTGTATAAAGCAGAAGGAGGTAGCCAAGAAGAAAGTTCCTGTGAAGTTTTTAAAATTTCGTAAACTTCCCACTTTCCCATTAATCCAAATCCCAAAAATTTAATGGATGGATGGCTTTTTACTCGTTTCACATAGGGCTGATACATTTTAAACACTTGTTGATTAGGATAAAAACATCGGTCATAGACTACTCTGGGAAGCGGAAAAACCTTCTCTTTCCATCCTGTTTCTGACAAATAATAGCCCTTCACCATCTCCTTTGGCCAATCAATATCAAGGGGGGAAAAGATATACATGGGCACTCCCAGTTTTTTACCTTCCAGGAACAAATTTTTAAAGAATGTCTTCTCGCCGAAGGTAGGCTGATTTATGGTTAAGACGCGACAAACCATAATTCCCAAATAGAAAGGATTCAATCATCATCACCTGCGTTTACTGTCTCTTTTTCTTTTGGCATAAATTTTTCTTGGGATAAACCCTGTCAAATATAGTCCGTATTCAATGATTTTAAATACCGATGGTCGGGGATCCGGTCGTTCTTTTAGCAGGGTTTCTTCATTTTTTGATGGTTTTGAGTTGATTTCCAAAAGCCAGATTTTTCCCATGTGATCAACGGCTAAATCAATACCCAATTCCCCATAGTGTCCTGGAATATATTTCTCGACTGCATTGGCAAATTCCAGAGCGATTTTTTTCATTGTGTTGATGGTTGGTCTGAATGGAGGAGGAAGAGAAGATTGTGTCAGGGCCTGCTGAGGGGAACTTAAGGTTCCCCCTGAAGCGATATTTGATACAATGTGGTTGTTGCTTCCGGTTCGTCCCACAATAGAGGTGATGGACCACTTTCCATTTCGGTTTTTTTGAACAAGGGCCCTAAAATCTATGGGACTTCCACTTTGCATAATCAATGTTAATCCCTGTTGGACTAAATAAGGTTTTTTTCCCAACCTGGACGATAGTGAATAAGCCATCTGGTTGATGGAAGAATATTGGCGATTAACCGGACCGTTTAGGGTAGAATATTGACATAAAAATCCCTTATTATTTTTTGAAATTCGATAAATTCCTCTCCCCATGCTTCCATGAATGGGTTTTACGAAAATGGATGGATAATGTTTGAGCATATGTTGCAAGGTTTGGCCCCCCTGGTATTTTTTTGTGACGGGTATCATGGATGTGAGGGATGGATGGGGGCTAAATGCTTCATACACCTGCCATTTGTTTAAAAAATGCTCATTAAAGAATGAAATATCCATTCCTTTTAGGCGATGCAAAAACTGATGAAACGAATCATTGTTTTCCTGGGAGCGGCTGGATAACCGATTGTAAATGACATTAGGGATGGGATAAGTATCCGATTTCCATCCGAGGGCAGTACGGGTCCACCCAATTACCTGGTTTTGTTCCCATAAAATTTCCTTTAGGGGAAAAATGATAGCGAAAGATCCCCTTATCCTTGCTGCCTGACATATCTCAGTACAAAAGGGCGTTAGATTTCCAAACCGGTCGTCACTTTGATATACATTAGAGACGAGGACTCCAATCAACGGACCAAGGAAAAAGGTGGATTCTTTTTCATTGATGTACCTTCCGTGGAGCTGAATGTGATTCGGTAATAAAAGCTTTTTTCCTAAAGAAGAACGAATCAGAAGAACTTGATTGTTTCCTTTGAAGGTTTCAATGATTCCTACTTCTTTTCGATTGCCAAATTGAATTTTAACAGGTGTACCGATGGGAAGAGCAATATGATTGGCCAGATCCTGGTTTATGATCATGGAGATGTTTTTCTTGAAATATCGATCATCTTCAATTTGTATGGAAACTTTTATAAAATTCATCATGATACCCCTTTTCCTAGGTAAGGTGAATCAAGGGTTGGCGGCGCCCAAAGGATATTGTATTTTATGTAGGTAAAATGACCATGGTGAATAAGAGGGGCTTGTTTTCCCAAGAATGGAAGGAAGGAATTTGATGAATGAGCTGTGGATGATTTTTGTAAGTATTGGCATTGGAAGTTTGATTGGCGGATTCACGAATTACTTGGCGATAAAAATGTTATTTAGACCGCTTCGGCCGTGGTTTATCGGGAAATGGAAAGTACCGTTTACTCCCGGTCTTATTCCCAAAAGACAGGATGAATTAGCAGAACAAATGGGAAAGATGGTGGACCGCTATCTGTTTACTTCCGAAGGTTTAATCAGAAGAATCAGGCGGGAAGACTGGCAACAGGATTTATTGGAAAAGGGAAGGGACTTGCTGCAGAAGATTTACCATTCTGAAAAAACGTTAAATGGCTGGATGGAAGGTTTTCTGTCTGAAACCACTTGGAGAGATTGG carries:
- a CDS encoding YheC/YheD family endospore coat-associated protein, which encodes MNPFYLGIMVCRVLTINQPTFGEKTFFKNLFLEGKKLGVPMYIFSPLDIDWPKEMVKGYYLSETGWKEKVFPLPRVVYDRCFYPNQQVFKMYQPYVKRVKSHPSIKFLGFGLMGKWEVYEILKTSQELSSWLPPSALYTNEKEMLKWLNQYQSIILKPISGSHGRGIIRLTTHTNNQYSLIGRTEKNEFFHCVMSDWRKTVQWINRFVNKRKYLVQPYLNLTNKDGNPFDVRILAQKNHKGEWTLTGMAVRCGQKGHLTSNLHGGGKAEEIEDFLNRNFPENIVKKILWSIQRMVELLPPYLESHHGRLIELGIDIGIEPNGQIWLLEVNSKPGRRVFQEIGNKEMQASSIRNPVKYARYLLERV
- a CDS encoding YheC/YheD family endospore coat-associated protein, with translation MKSYPVHLHFTQPTSKPFFYVSKELCQQFNLQHQRLIEIQCGSQKTKAYVIKTNIGKHVLGVSPLLRQRLLIPYQGLIHMKRTDTGVRLGPVVGILTTVAFSTEEHPLGGRTSFFKHLLSIRPDPGSYYFVFTPEQVNWDNMSVEGFFLTDDHTKWQKKIAPLPDVVYDRVPNRTMDRTKKVIECKERIKNLHIPMFNQGFFNKWNIHQRLSNHPAVKEYIPETYMVPSLRAIQKMLSRHQMIYLKPSGGSLGLGIIKVTHHPVKGLLCRYRKGNHNVLRQFDSVQTMMDHLFAGTKRLQNYLVQQGIQLAKVNNRPVDFRIHLNKNRENQWKITGIGAKVAGWGSVTTHVRTGGTITSSQNIFHTLFGPNGDVIRQNLEDAAIRLAETLEFSFSEPLGELGFDIGIDKNGHIWMFEANSKPGRSIFKHPSLKTGDQLSCRSILDYGFYLSQF
- a CDS encoding YheC/YheD family endospore coat-associated protein translates to MNFIKVSIQIEDDRYFKKNISMIINQDLANHIALPIGTPVKIQFGNRKEVGIIETFKGNNQVLLIRSSLGKKLLLPNHIQLHGRYINEKESTFFLGPLIGVLVSNVYQSDDRFGNLTPFCTEICQAARIRGSFAIIFPLKEILWEQNQVIGWTRTALGWKSDTYPIPNVIYNRLSSRSQENNDSFHQFLHRLKGMDISFFNEHFLNKWQVYEAFSPHPSLTSMIPVTKKYQGGQTLQHMLKHYPSIFVKPIHGSMGRGIYRISKNNKGFLCQYSTLNGPVNRQYSSINQMAYSLSSRLGKKPYLVQQGLTLIMQSGSPIDFRALVQKNRNGKWSITSIVGRTGSNNHIVSNIASGGTLSSPQQALTQSSLPPPFRPTINTMKKIALEFANAVEKYIPGHYGELGIDLAVDHMGKIWLLEINSKPSKNEETLLKERPDPRPSVFKIIEYGLYLTGFIPRKIYAKRKRDSKRR